The DNA region CCCAGCATGCTCGTCCCTCTTAGCCATTCGGCCTTCATTTGTTTCAGGTCGCCGATGACCGCAATAGTCCCCGCCCCTGCGGTCGGCGTGCCGTTATTCTTACGCTGAACGCCAGGATTGTGCTGGGTCCCGTGCCAGGCGATATACCCCACTCCGCCGCCCAGGAATATCCTGGTGCCCACGCCTATGGTCTTATAACACGGGTCTTTCAATAAAGGCGAAAGCTGGCCGGACGAGGAATAATTGGCATTGCCCATATTCGGCTTTAACGCGCCCATATAGGTGTAGATCATTTTATCCGAAAGATTTACCGCCACATTATAATTCTGGTAACAATTGCGTATATTAAAAAGCACTGCCTCATTAAGGTCCTTGAGGTTGATCCAGGTCTCCAGCTTCCTGCGCGGATAACAATCAGTTCCGTAGGCAGACGCCTCCAGCCGCAGGTCTTTTCCCTCCAGCAATTCCTGAAGCACATGTCCGCCGCCGTATTTGAACTCGCCGGGATATACCTTGTTGCGGGGATCATCATCCGGCAAAGCAGCCGCCCCCAGATAAACATCCGCTGCGGCGAACCCGGTATAAGCCGGCACGTCATTGAGCTTGCAGACGCCGGCGCCCAGCTTTATCCTGGGTTTTGAGTGGCCTATATTAAAATAAGCTCCGGAAGAACACATCGGCCCGAAAGTGCCGGTAGTAACCACGTCCACTTCCTGGCTGGCCTTCTTAAGCCCTTTTTTATCCACCAGATCTATGATCTCTTCGGCGGTAACCACCACTACTTCGCCGGTCTTGATCTTCTGGTTTATTTCAGCAATAGTCTTCATTTATCTTGCGCCTCCTATAAACCTTTAATTAACCAATATTATACCAAATTAATGGCTTTTAAACAAATAAAAACAAAAAAGGCAGGGCGTTCGCTCAGCCCTGCCTTTTCCGTTAGGAATAAACAGTTTTATCTATTTAAACAACGAGTTAGAGATGATGAACGCCGAGAAAACGATCGACACCATAGACATCAGCTTGATCAGGATGTTCAAAGACGGCCCGGAGGTATCTTTGAACGGGTCGCCCACGGTATCCCCTACTACGCCGGCTTTATGGGCCTGAGAGCCTTTTCCGCCGTGGTGGCCTTCCTCTATATATTTCTTGGCATTGTCCCAGGCGCCGCCGGAATTAGCCATCATTATCGCCAACACGAAACCGGTGACCGTGGCTCCGCACAAAAGCCCGGCAACCGCGTTAACCCCTGCCAATAACCCCACGATGATCGGGGCAGTGATAGCCAATAAAGACGGCAGGATCATTTCCTGCTGCGCGGCAGCGGTGGCGATATCCACACACCGGGCATAATCCGGCTTGGCTTTGCCTTCCATCAAACCGACTATCTCCTTGAACTGCCGGCGGACCTCTACGACTATTTTCCCGGCTGCCCTGCCTACCGCGCGCATTGTCATCGAACAAAAAAGGAACGGCATCATTGCGCCGACGAACAACCCAATCAACACATTGGGGTTCATCAGGCTAAGATCCAGGTTGAAGTCGATGCCTCTTTGCTGCACGGTCATAATAACCTGGTCCCGATATGCGGCGATCAAAGCCAAAGCGGTCAAAGCAGCTGAGCCGATGGCAAACCCTTTGCCTGTGGCGGCTGTGGTATTTCCTAATGAATCCAGGGCATCGGTCCTTTTCCTTACTTCAGGAGGAAGATGCGACATCTCGGCGTTACCGCCGGCATTATCCGCGACCGGGCCATAGGCGTCAGTGGCTAAGGTGATCCCCAGCGTGGACAGCATGCCTACAGCCGAGATCGCTATGCCGTAAAGGCCGATGTTGAAATCCTGCGCGCCGCCTGATAAAAAGAAACTAGCCATTATAGCAATACAAACCACTAATACCGGTATAGCTGTAGACATCATACCCACCGCCAAACCGCTGATTATTACAGTAGCCGGCCCGGTTAGCGCTGAATCGGCGATAGTTTGGGTCGGTTTAAAACCGCTGGATGTATAGTATTCAGTGACCAAGCCGATGATCACCCCGGCGATCAAGCCGGAAAGAACCGACCAGTAAACCCCTATATGCTCCGCCCCCAAAATATGCCTGATCAGGAAATAAGAGATTATTGCCACGATCAAAGAGCTGGTGAACACGCCTTTCCTCAAAGCGGCCAACAACACTGACTGACTGGCGTTTTCCTTGCTCTGGACGAAGAAAGTCCCGATTATCGAAGCGATAACCCCTACTGCCGCCATAACCAGGGGCACGGTGACCCCGGCAAGGCCCAATCCCGCGGCAACGCCTAAAGCTGAAGTGGCGACTATGGAACCGACATAAGATTCGTAAAGATCGGCGCCCATACCGGCAACGTCGCCGACATTATCGCCGACATTATCCGCTATAACCGCGGGATTTCTCGGGTCATCTTCCGGTATGCCTGCTTCCACCTTGCCTACCAGATCGGCTCCGACGTCAGCCGCCTTGGTGAAGATACCGCCGCCAACGCGGGCAAAAAGCGCCTGAGAGCTTGCGCCCATGCCGAAACAAAGCATTGTAGAGGTGATCGCGGCGATCTTATCCATTCCAATAACAACCGGGTGGGCCGTATAATACCAATCAAGAAAATAATACCAGATACTCAAATCCAACAGCCCCAAACCTACCACGGTCATTCCCATTACCGCGCCGCTGGAAAACGCGCAACGCAGGCCGGCGTTCAGGCTCTTTGTTGCAGCGGCAGCTGTGCGGTTTGAAGCCTTAGTGGCTATGGTCATGCCGATAAAACCGGAAAGCCCGGAAAAGAACCCGCCGGTCAAAAAAGCGAACGGGACGAACATAACCAGGTACTTCATATACGCCAAGGCAAGCAGTATGAAAAAAACTACAAAAAAGAACACGGCTACGCCTATGTATTGCCTCTTCAGATAGGCCTGCGCGCCTATCCGGACCGCCAAGGCGATCTCTTTCATTTTATCCGTGCCTTCATCCATCCTCAATAAAGATACCGCCAAATAGAAAGCAAATCCCAGAGCTAGAATCGAACCCACAGGGGCAAGCAACAACAGATCAAAATGCATACTTTCCTCCATTAGTTAATGAAATTTGAGCCTCTAAATTAACACAAAACGTTATATTAGTCAATGGAATTTAAGGATAGGTTATATTATAAGAAAAGATGCTGAAGTGGACTGGATGTATCCGGAACTACGCTTGGGCTTCTTTTTGCTTCTGCTTCTCTTCGAGTATCTTCGCGGCTACCTCAGCAGGGACTTGCGCGTATTTATCGAATTCCATGGAGGCATTGGCCCTGCCGCTGGAAAGCGAACGGAACCCGGTGGCATAACCGAACATCTCGGAAAGCGGGGCTTCCGCGTCAACGACCTTCTGATTGCCTTTCATCTCCATCCCCAGCACCTTTCCTCTGCGGGAACAGATATAGCTGATCACGCCGTTGACGTATTCCTCAGGGGTAGTGACCTCCAAAGACATTGACGGTTCAAGCAGCACAGGGCTGGCTTTCATGAACACCTTCTTAAAACAAGCTATTGCCGCCAGTTTAAAAGCCAGTTCCGAGGAATCCACGTCGTGGAACGAACCATCCAGGAGGTTGATCTTTATATCCACAACAGGATACCCCGCGTAAACACCGTTTTTCATCGCCTCAACAACGCCCTTTTCTATTGCAGGGAAGAACGAGCGGGGAATAGCCCCGCCTTTTATGCTGTTGATGAATTCAAACCCTTTGCCCGGCTCATTGGGGGATATCTCAAAAACCACATGGCCGTATTGGCCGCGCCCGCCGGATTGCTTTATATGCTTATACTCATCCTTAGCGATGGCCTGGATAGTTTCGCGGTAAGCCACCTTGGGTTTTCCTACTACCGCGTCCACTCCAAACTCGTTCTTCAGCCGGTCAACGATGATCTCCAGGTGCAATTCGCCCATACCGGTAAGCACTGTCTCTTGGGTCTCCTGATCGGATTGCACGATAAATGTCGGGTCTTCTTCAGTAAGCTTGGCCAGACCTTTACCAAGCTTATCCTGGTCAGCCCTGCTTTTCGGCACGATACTTAAAGAAACCACAGGCACCGGGAACTGGATCGTCTCTAACAAAACCGGGCTGTCCATATCGCTGAGCGTATCCCCGGTCACGGTATTTCCCAGGCCGATCACCGCCACGATATCTCCGGCAAAGGCATGCTCTTTTGGTTCGCGCTGATTCGCGTGCATCTGCAGGATGCGGCCGATCCTTTCTCTTTTGTTCTTGGTCACATTCAAGACATAAGTGCTGTTGTCCAACCTTCCCGAATAAACCCGCACATAAACCAGTTTACCCATATGCGGGTCGGTCTGGACCTTGAAAGCCAGACCGCAAAAAGGCTCATTGCTGTCAGGTTTACGCTCTATCGAGTTTTCCGTATTATCAGGGCTGGTCGCCTTGACCGCAGGGACATCCAGCGGAGACGGCAGGAACATATTTACCGCATCCAGAAGCTTTTGCACTCCCTTATTCTTAAAAGACGCCCCGCAAAGCACCGGAACAAGTTTATTCGCCACAGTCCCCTTACGGATAACTCTTACCAGTTCTTCTGTAGTCACGGAATCCGGCGATTCCAGGTACTTTTTCATCAACTCATCGTCGAAAGCCACTGCCCTCTCCAGCAGGATATGCCGGTATTTAGCGGCGCTTTCCTTATATCCCTCGGGGATATCTTCGATCTTATATTCCTTGCCCATTGTTTCATCGTCGTAAATATAGGACTTCATTTCGATCAAGTCGATCACCCCGCGGAATTTATCCTCGGCGCCCAAAGGTATCTCCAAGGCTGCCGCGTTAGCTCCCAATATTTTTTCGATCCCGGTCAATACAGCGAAAAAATCCGCTCCGGTGCGGTCCATCTTATTCACAAAGGCGATCTTGGCTACATTGTATTTATTCGACTGTCTCCAGACTGTTTCCGACTGCGGCTCAACCCCGCCTACAGCGCAAAAAAGCGCAACCGCGCCGTCAAGCACGCGCAAACTGCGCTCCACCTCAACAGTAAAATCCACATGGCCCGGTGTATCAATGATATTGATCCGACAGTCTTTCCAGAAACAGGTAGTGGCTGCCGAAGTAATGGTGATCCCTCTTTCCTGCTCCTGCTTCATCCAGTCCATCTGGGCCTTGCCGTCATGAACCTCGCCGATCTTATATGATTTCCCGGTGTAATACAGTATACGCTCTGTGGTGGTGGTTTTCCCGGCGTCGATATGCGCCATAATCCCGATATTCCTTACTTTCTGCAGTTCTATTTCCGGGGCAATGAATACTTTAGGCTTTGCTTCTACGGCCTCGGCGGGCGCTTCTTCCAAAACAGGCTCGGCCGCAGGGTCCGGGATATCCGGCGCGGCTTCCGGAACAGATTCCGGAATAACAGGAATCTCTCCTGCCGGTTGAACTAACGGCTTCTCATCTTCTGCGGGAGCGATTGGTTGAGGTTCAGGCACAGATTCCGCAAGGACTTGGGGGATCTCCGTCCTTACTTCTTCAACTTTAACCGGGGACGGAACGGACTGGCGCTGGACCTGGGCGTATAAATCCTTGATCATCGCTTCTTTTCTTTCCAGCGCCTTGTCTTTTTCCCCTAATTCCTCTTCCAACTTGCTGTATTCTTCATTAAGACTGTTAAAATCTTTCTTGGAGATCCATTCGCTTTCCTCCAGGTCTTTCCTCATCTTCCGCACGGTACGAGAAAGCTCCTTGGCTTCATCGGCCTTAGCCTCCAGGTCTTTCAACAGACGGGCTATCTGATGGCGCATCTTCTCCATCTCTTCGGCCTTGGCCTTGTTCTCATCTTCAAGCTTGCTGTACCTCTCAGCGGCTGCCCGCAAATCCCGGTTCAGATCCACGTTCTTGGAATATTCCAACACCAGTTCTTTTTCTTTCTGAAAAAGCACGTCCTTGTTCTCTATCGCCTCTCTTTTTATTTTATTGGCATCCTCTTCATTGCGATCAAACCATTCTTTGCGCTTGAGCAGCTCTTCCTTAAACCCTGCCTCGGATTTCCTGGCGGCATCCAGGTTTTTCTGCAACTCAACGCGATCGGCATTTATTTTTTCCAATTCAGCGCTAAGACCGGCAGCCTGTTCCTGCAGTTTGGTTATCCGCGGATCCTGAACCGGGGCCTTTTTCTTGTTTTTATCATCAGCTGCCGGGATAGTCATAAAATACCATCCCAGGCCGATAACTATAAAAAGAGCCAATATCCCGATCAACATGTAAGTCATAATGCTTCTCCGGACTTATATATAGGAATAGAAAATACTTTCTTTAAATATACTACATTAACCGTTTACTTTCAAGGGGTTAGCGCAGGATATCTGAAAACGCTTTCCTCCCCCAAACAACAAGGCCGGATCTCCCAACCTATTGACGCGCAATCAGTTGTAAGACCCGGCCTTGATAATGGGCTGGCTATTATAACCCCTGCATAACCTTAATTACTTTCTCGTTTACCTTGTTTTGCTGGAGATAAGTAACATCTTCCGGGGTAAGGCTGAATTTGGAATTGCTCAGCCTGATGCGATCAATAATCACATCCTCATGAATATCCTGTTGAGTCAGGTCCACGATCTGCTGCAAGCTCATCTGGTTGGGATTTAACGCTGCCTGGGCCTGCTGCTGGGATTGAACGGACTGCTGCTGGGCCGGCTGCTTTTGTATCTGGCTGCCCACCAATGCCCCGCCTAAAGCCCCCAGCGCTCCTCCGATCAACGCGCCTTCGCCCCGGCCTTTGCCCCTGTCTCGGCCCTGGTTCCCAATGATCATCCCGGCGCCGGCGCCGACCAAGCCCCCGATAACCGCGCCTTCGCCTGCCCGGTTAGGCGAATTCTGACACCCGATAATGGAAAAAACCATTGCCGCCGATAAAAAAACAACTGTGATCTTTTTCATTGCTTCCTCCTTAATATTGATCAAAAACTGGCCGTTAAAGTCTTTTCCTCAAGCCCGGCTATTTCTTGCTGAAGCGCCGCGGGAAGGCCAAGTATATTCACATCCATAAACCCACGCACGATTATCGACTGCGCCTCCACAGCGCTGAAACCCCGGGAACACAGGTATTCTATTTCATCTTTACTGATCTTGCCGATAGCCGCTTCATGCGAAAGCTCCACGTCCCGATAATCGGTTTCCATCTCCGGTATCGCGTGGATATGGCCTTTCTCCGAAAGGATCAGGCCGCGGCATTCCAGGTGGCCTTTGACATTAGGAGTCTCGGCTTTCACGTGGCCGCGGGATATGACATTCCCTCCCAGGCTTACCGCCCTGACGATCATCTCGCTTTGCGTATTTTTCCCGCGCATTATAGCCCTGGACCCTATATCATGCAGGCATCCGGGATGAGAAAGTATCAACGAATTGAAACTTGCCCGTGAATTATCCCCGGAAAGCACGGCAGTCGGATACATAACGATTTCCTTGACCGGCTTAAGGCAGATATAATTGGATACGTAAACAGAATCCTCTTCAAGCAAAGCGATCCCCACGGGCTTTACGGAAACATCCTCCCGCCAGGAATGGATCATAGTGAAATTAAGATAAGCGCCTTTTTTAAGAAAGAACTCGGATAATCCCAGGTGGAACCCCTCTTTAGCGGAATCAGCCGCGGAACAGCCGGTGATCAAATATACCTTTGCGCCCTCTTCCACTACCACTACATTATGCACCTTTTGCTTAAACCCCTGAGATTTCAAAAAAAGACAGGCCTGAATGGGCATCTGCACAACTGCGCCTTTTTTGATCCGGATAAAATACCCGCCTTCTGTGTCTTTAGGATACTCGCGCCCCAGCCGGTCGAATGCCTGGCCTAAATACTCCCGGGCCTGAGGCTCCTTTTCCAGGGCCTCTCTAATATCCAATATATCCACGTCCTTGGTAAGGCTACGGGAGAACATCACCCTGCCGTCTTTCTGAAGAAAACTGGCGGAACGGGTATCTTCCGAGGCATCCAATCCGGATGAGGCAAGCGCCTCATTCTCCCCCGGTTCAATATGTTTAGCTAACTCTTCCCTGGACATGCAAACACTCCTTGCATTTTTCGTATCCGAATTTCCTTATGCTCACGAACATCTCCTTGGGATTGCCAACGCACCATAGCCTGCCGTCGATCATTACGCAGCCGTTCTGGGCCTTGACATAATCCAGGATATAACCGGTATGGGTGATCATCAAAGCCGATTTGCCCGGGCGGGAAAGATACTCGTTCAAGGCATTCCCCATAATAGATATGTTTTCCAGATCCACCCCTGACTCCGGCTCATCCAAAAGCAAAAGGTCGGGATCCTGCAATACTATCTGAAAAAGTTCCGAACGTTTCATCTCTCCTCCGGAAAAACCCATATTTATATCCCGGGGCAGATGATCGGACAAAGAAAGCCTTTCGGCTAATTCATTGACCGCCTTTTCGTCTTTCGATAAGAACCCGGCTATCTGAGAAAGCTTAACCCCGGTGATGCTCGGCGGATGCTGGTACATTATCCCCAAGCCGAGCTTGACCCGCTCTTCTATGGAAAGGCCGTTTATTTTCTTGCCCTTAAAGACTATATCGCCTTTTTTGACAGCGTACCCGGAAAAACCCATAACCGTCTTTAAAAGCGTGCTTTTACCGCTGCCATTGGGCCCAAAAAGCACAGCCGGCCGGTCTTTCTTGATGGAAAAATTAATACCCTCAAGTATCGGCTTGCCCGCCACCTCGACTGAAAGATCTATCACTTCCAACATCTCTATACGCCCTCTTTGGTTAATTCCGGATATTCTAACACAAAAGGGATTTATAGGCAATAAACCCTTTGTATTACACCCTGCGGCGGTATCCGACAATAATGGCTGCCGCGGAGATCGCCATCAACAGCAGGCTGATCCATTGAGACACACTGATCCCGGATAAAATAAAATTAGCGTCGTAATAACGCAGGCTCTCGATTATAAACCTGGTAAAAGAATAAAACAGTATAAAAACCCAGAATAAGAAACCGGGGAAATTCCTGCGTTGTTCAAGCCGCCATAAAAAAAAGAAGATAACCAAACAGGCTGCGGATAAATAAAGCTGCGTGGGCAGGACAGGCAAAGAACACCGGGCATTCCCGGATATTAATCCGTCTGCCACCTGTTGAGAGAAAGCAGGAGGGTCGCCCAAAGCCGGGTAACTCACGCCGAAACGCGGGGATATCTTGCCGTAGCAGCACCCGTTCAGAAAACAGCCGATCCTGCCGATAGCAATACCCAATGCCAGCGGTGCGGCGAAAATATCCAGGACCTTCATAATCGATAGCTTGTTCTTAATGAGAAAAAATACCGCAACAATAAAAGCGCAGATCAACCCGCCGTAAAACACCAGGCCGCCTTCCCAGAGCTTGACCATCTCCAGCGGATTGGCCATATAATAATTCCAGTTCATTACCACGAACATTATTCTCGCCCCCAATATAGACGAGATGGCGATATACAGGCTTAAGTCCATTATCTTATTCTTGTCTATGCCCTGCTTATGGCCGCGCACAGCAGCCAGAAGCGTCCCGCAGACAAAGGCCAAAGCCAGCAGAGCCCCGTAAGAATAAATATTGAACCCGCCTAATTTGAACAATACCCTGAACATAACCTATAACCCCAGTGTCTTTTTTATCGTTTCTTTGTCAAATCCGATAATGATCTTTCCGTCAATATCAATTACCGGCACGCCCATTTGCCCGGACTTGGAGACCATCTCATCGGCCTTTTGTTCATCAGCTCCGACGTCATAACTTTCATAAGGTATTTTATTCTCGTTCAGGAATTGTTTCGCGCGCACGCAGTAAGGGCAGGTAGCTGTGCTGTAAACCAGGACTTTCTTGGCCATTTTCGCCTCCCTGTTCATTTCAAATGACGCGGGGTAAGGTCGACCGCCTCTTCGACCTCCATTACTATCATATACTGCGGCTTGGGGAACGCCGCCTCCGGATGCCGGCCGGCGCTTTTTTCTTCCCGGAGATCCCGGATTATCCGCTGGCTTATCTTTACCGCCACCTTTTCCTCCCAAAGCCTGGTAATATTCTCCGGGAGCTGGTTTATTTTGACCACCCTGGCTTTTCCTTTAAGGCAATATCCCTGGAAGGAATGCTCATCAGCGGCAGTGATGTTCATCCGGGGATTCTTCTTCAGGTTGACGAAAGTATGCTTTAAGTAAAGATCCAAAAGATATACCCTGCCGGATTTATCCAGCTTGACTATGCTCTTGCAGGAGCTATTGACCCCGCCATTGTGATCAATGGTCGAAACGATCACAAAACTCTGTTTCTTAAAGAAATCGACTACTTCCTCGGAAAGGGCGCGCATATCTTTTATTTCACTTCCAGCCGTTGCGAATTCTGCCAAAGGCCGTGGATGTTGCAATACGAAGAAACCAGGATCGTTCCCGGTTTATCGCTTAAAAAACTAAAGGCGAATTCCGGCCGGGAATAAACAGTGGAGGCATTCGGCCCCTGGGCGGATTCACCATGGCTGCAGGCCTCGAACCTGGCTATCTGGACCGGGAACTTTTCCCCGTCCGCGAGAAAATACGCCTCGATCCAGCGGATATGATGCTCTGTGGTGTTAGGATGCGGGATCTCTTTGCCTACGCTGAGTTTTACCTGCACTGCTTCGCCTTTTTTAGCTTCTGTCGCAGCCTCAATGACCGGGACGTGCTTTTCTTTCTTCCAATCCGCGTTCTGGAATAAATCCTTTAATTCAGCCATTTTCCACCTCTTGTGTAGAGACACAATACCAGCGCAATTCCGATTAGCGCTGGGTACAAATTACTATCTCAACACCCGCGCAATTCCGAATAGCGCGGGGTGTCAATTATTACCCCAACACCAACGCTATACCAATTAGCGCCGGGTGCTAATTACACCTTCTCGAACATATCCTTGCCCACTCCACATTCCGGACATACCCAGGTATCCGGAATATTCTCAAAAGCGGTACCAGGCTTGATCCCCGCCGCGGGATCGCCAACCGCCGGATCATAAATATAACCGCAGACAGTGCAGCGATATTTTGCCATAGCCCCTCCTTAGATTTTCCCGGCGAATGATCTGCCGAATTCATAGCACGCGTTCAATTCATCAGTGTCCGGGACGAATTTAGCCGAAATAGAAGGCACTGCCAGCTCTATCCCTGAAAGCTTCACCACGTCTTCTATCTCTTTAACCGCGCCGCCTGCCCAGCCGAAAGACCCGAATACGCCGGCGATCCTGTTCTTGGCTTTAAAACCTTTGACCAGTTCCAGAAAACCGGAGATCTGCGGGAGCATATCATTGTCGTGCGTGGATGAGCCGAAAAGAAAACCCCGGGCATCGAGCATTTCAGTGATCACCTCGGTCCGGTCAGCCTGGTTTATATCAAAAAGCTGCACTTCCATCCCGGAATCGATCAACCCCCTGGATATGGCTTTGGCCATTTTCCCGGTCGATCCCCACATGGTTTCATAGACTATCACTGTTTTGGCCGATGGCTTCTGGCCGGCCCAACCAAGGTAAGCTTTGATTATCTGAGCGGGATCGCTGCGCCAGATAAGCCCATGGCTGGGGGCGATCATTTTTATCGGAATGTTCATCTTCTGCACTTCTTCGATCTTGCGCAAAACCAATCCGCTTAAAGGCCAGAGGATATTGGCGTAATATTTCCTGGCTTCCTCCATTAAAACAGATTGATCCACCTGGTCGTTAAACCTGGCGGAAGTGGCGTAATGCTGGCCAAAGGCGTCGTTGGGCATAAGCATCTCGTCTTCCGGGATATAAGTGAACATGCTGTCCGGCCAATGCAGCATTGGAGCTTCCAGGAAAACAAGCCTGCGGCTGCCTAATTTTATCCCGTCGCCGCTTTTAACCGCCTGAAAATCCCAGTCAGCGTAATAATGCTTATACAGGCCTTCTTTGCATTTCTGCGTTCCCAGCACTTTGGCCCCGGGGCATAATTTCATCAACTCCGGCATTGCCCCGGAATGATCGGTTTCCACATGATTGGCTATAACATAATCTATCTTTGCCGGATCGATCACTTCTTTGATCCTGGCGATGAATTCCGGAGCGAAAGCGGGCAGGACAGTGTCGATCAGCGCGATTTTGTCATCAACAATAAGATAAGAATTATAGGTTGTCCCTCTTTTAGTGGTGTAGGTATGGCCGTGGAAATTGCGCACGTTCCAATCCACCACGCCGACCCAATAGATCCCTTTCTTTATCTCCTGCGGTTTCATATCAGGGCTCCTTTACAAATTGGCTCTTATCCGCCCCGCACACCGGACAACGCCAGCTATCAGGAATATCCTCAAACAGCGTGCCTGGAACTATCCCGGAATCCGGGTCACCCAGCGCGGGATCATATATATAATTACATACTTCGCAGCGGTATTTCTGCCCGGCCCCGGGGATCTCCTGCTTATCCTCGCCCTTAATAAAAGTCGGGGCTGACTGCGGGGTTGTCCCGCGCTTGACCTTATGGTAATAATCATAGGTCATGGGCACGGCTTCCTTCAACAATTTCGATGCGGTTATCTCCCCCAGAAAAAGGGTATGCGTGCCGCAATCCAATTCCTTGACCACCTTTGCTTCAAGATATGCCAGGGTATGCTCTAAAACAACCGGGCATCCGGAATCCAGCGCGGAGAACTGCACATTCTCAAATTTATTTATTTCGCGCCCGCTCTTAAAGCCGAACTTGCCGATAAGGTCCAAAGGGCAGTTTTGGGTAAGCACTGATACCGTGAACCTGCGGCTTTCCCGGATGAACTCGTGGGTAAGATTATTCTTATTGATGCTTACCGCTATAGTCGCGGGCTCGCTGGTGATCTGAAATACGGTATTGGCGACCTGGCCATTAGTCCGGCCATTTTTATAAGAACAGACTATATACATCCCGTAACTAATATTATGCAGGACGCTAAGATCCATATAACGC from Candidatus Omnitrophota bacterium includes:
- a CDS encoding rubredoxin is translated as MDLSVLHNISYGMYIVCSYKNGRTNGQVANTVFQITSEPATIAVSINKNNLTHEFIRESRRFTVSVLTQNCPLDLIGKFGFKSGREINKFENVQFSALDSGCPVVLEHTLAYLEAKVVKELDCGTHTLFLGEITASKLLKEAVPMTYDYYHKVKRGTTPQSAPTFIKGEDKQEIPGAGQKYRCEVCNYIYDPALGDPDSGIVPGTLFEDIPDSWRCPVCGADKSQFVKEP
- a CDS encoding pyridoxamine 5'-phosphate oxidase family protein, yielding MAEFATAGSEIKDMRALSEEVVDFFKKQSFVIVSTIDHNGGVNSSCKSIVKLDKSGRVYLLDLYLKHTFVNLKKNPRMNITAADEHSFQGYCLKGKARVVKINQLPENITRLWEEKVAVKISQRIIRDLREEKSAGRHPEAAFPKPQYMIVMEVEEAVDLTPRHLK
- a CDS encoding flavodoxin domain-containing protein, with amino-acid sequence MKPQEIKKGIYWVGVVDWNVRNFHGHTYTTKRGTTYNSYLIVDDKIALIDTVLPAFAPEFIARIKEVIDPAKIDYVIANHVETDHSGAMPELMKLCPGAKVLGTQKCKEGLYKHYYADWDFQAVKSGDGIKLGSRRLVFLEAPMLHWPDSMFTYIPEDEMLMPNDAFGQHYATSARFNDQVDQSVLMEEARKYYANILWPLSGLVLRKIEEVQKMNIPIKMIAPSHGLIWRSDPAQIIKAYLGWAGQKPSAKTVIVYETMWGSTGKMAKAISRGLIDSGMEVQLFDINQADRTEVITEMLDARGFLFGSSTHDNDMLPQISGFLELVKGFKAKNRIAGVFGSFGWAGGAVKEIEDVVKLSGIELAVPSISAKFVPDTDELNACYEFGRSFAGKI
- a CDS encoding class II SORL domain-containing protein, translating into MAELKDLFQNADWKKEKHVPVIEAATEAKKGEAVQVKLSVGKEIPHPNTTEHHIRWIEAYFLADGEKFPVQIARFEACSHGESAQGPNASTVYSRPEFAFSFLSDKPGTILVSSYCNIHGLWQNSQRLEVK
- a CDS encoding rubredoxin, with amino-acid sequence MAKYRCTVCGYIYDPAVGDPAAGIKPGTAFENIPDTWVCPECGVGKDMFEKV
- the lgt gene encoding prolipoprotein diacylglyceryl transferase, which translates into the protein MFRVLFKLGGFNIYSYGALLALAFVCGTLLAAVRGHKQGIDKNKIMDLSLYIAISSILGARIMFVVMNWNYYMANPLEMVKLWEGGLVFYGGLICAFIVAVFFLIKNKLSIMKVLDIFAAPLALGIAIGRIGCFLNGCCYGKISPRFGVSYPALGDPPAFSQQVADGLISGNARCSLPVLPTQLYLSAACLVIFFFLWRLEQRRNFPGFLFWVFILFYSFTRFIIESLRYYDANFILSGISVSQWISLLLMAISAAAIIVGYRRRV
- a CDS encoding glutathione S-transferase N-terminal domain-containing protein, whose protein sequence is MAKKVLVYSTATCPYCVRAKQFLNENKIPYESYDVGADEQKADEMVSKSGQMGVPVIDIDGKIIIGFDKETIKKTLGL